From a single Eriocheir sinensis breed Jianghai 21 chromosome 18, ASM2467909v1, whole genome shotgun sequence genomic region:
- the LOC127000200 gene encoding uncharacterized protein LOC127000200, protein MVVVEVEESLVERYQRDGAVLVPGVFSDAWLDKVRRGIARNLAHPSQYSEKLTGSDGGGAYFNDYCNWGWIEEFKEFVFHSPAAALAARFMRSSQVSFYHEHVLNKEPGSSKRTPWHHDQSYYPIDGDQVCSLWMPVDPVPRDACVQFVAGSHLWPRWFIPRKFATEHNYPLKDAREAEDSGERQYYDVPVEEIEAGKWPILQWECKPGDVVVFHMRTLHGASGNPSASTHRRVLSTRWLGDDAVLATRPWQVSPPVTGGLLPGQRAVCDTFPRVTFT, encoded by the exons atggtggtggtggaggtggaggagtccCTGGTGGAGCGTTACCAGAGGGACGGCGCGGTACTGGTCCCAGGCGTGTTCAGCGATGCTTGGCTGGACAAGGTTCGCCGCGGCATCGCCCGGAACCTGGCTCACCCTTCCCAGTACAGCGAGAAGCTCACG GGCAGCGACGGGGGAGGTGCTTACTTCAACGACTACTGCAACTGGGGCTGGATCGAGGAGTTCAAGGAGTTCGTGTTccactcccccgccgccgccctcgcCGCGCGCTTCATGAGGTCATCGCAGGTGTCTTTCTACCACGAGCACGTCCTCAACAAAGAGCCGGGCAGCAGCAAACGGACGCCCTGGCACCACGACCAGTCCTACTACCCTATCGACGGGGACcag GTGTGCTCTCTGTGGATGCCCGTGGACCCCGTGCCTCGTGACGCCTGTGTGCAGTTCGTGGCGGGGTCGCACCTTTGGCCCCGCTGGTTCATCCCTCGCAAGTTCGCTACGGAGCACAACTACCCGCTGAAGGACGCGAGGGAGGCGGAGGACTCTGGAGAGCGCCAATATTACGACGTCCCCGTGGAGGAAATCGAGGCTGGGAAGTGGCCGATCCTACAGTGGGAGTGCAAG CCCGGCGATGTGGTGGTGTTCCACATGCGGACCCTGCACGGGGCCTCCGGGAACCCCTCCGCCTCCACCCACCGACGAGTGCTCTCCACGCGGTGGCTCG GTGATGACGCCGTGCTGGCCACTCGGCCGTGGCAGGTGTCCCCCCCAGTGACGGGCGGCCTCCTACCGGGCCAGCGAGCCGTCTGCGACACCTTCCCTCGCGTGACCTTCACCTGA
- the LOC127000197 gene encoding periodic tryptophan protein 1 homolog, with amino-acid sequence MEEVEESVNFITCAVWVPRGAAKENPDKVEVSKEDLARIIAETKDNIEELEEVNEEEYEAIENEASGTAAAGTSKRALREDDTIDFDVRYQLKDYEEEEDSEDKLKQLLQLGSMAVHASNEEDPYVTLKDEEDDDDSEKENHAILPSDNLIAVGHVEGEAAILEVYVYNEAASLYVHHDILLPAVPLAMEWLNYDPSDEQLKPANLVAIGSMSPVIDVWDLDLVDSLEPAFSLGSKAKKKKKIPGVGHKKPVLSLAWNKHAEHVLASGSVDETVILWDMQHGTVAQQLKSFEEKVQSLAWHHQESHGLAAGSCDGKVRIFDCRGEETCKTWKVDGEVECVLWDALSPVSYNCLASTDKGKVYLIDARQEKPLWTLDAHTEACTGIVMSPKCPGCLVTISSDKTTKIWDIVGEAPALVEQREPKLGTMTCLASCPDLPFVFCMGGDNKKNNFKVWDIRESEKVRARFCGRVGLPADCDEMEVENGTPNADPSAAPVSTQPQPATSQAATANPNPRPKFKKKKGGHLDRRRRRT; translated from the exons GTGGAGGTCTCAAAGGAAGACTTGGCGCGCATCATAGCAGAGACCAAGGACAACATAGA GGAgctggaggaggtcaatgaggaAGAATACGAAGCAATAGAAAATGAGGCGTCGGGCACGGCAGCGGCGGGAACCAGCAAAAGAGCTCTGAGGGAGGACGACACCATAGACTTTGACGTCCGCTACCAACTCaaagattatgaggaggaggaggacagtgaag ACAAATTGAAGCAGCTCCTCCAGCTTGGCTCAATGGCGGTCCACGCAAGCAACGAGGAGGACCCGTACGTGACCctgaaggatgaggaagacgatGACGACAGTGAGAAGGAGAACCACGCCATCCTCCCCTCAGATAACCTGATCGCTGTGGGCCATGTGGAGGGAGAGGCAGCCATCCTGGAGGTGTATG TGTACAACGAGGCTGCGAGTCTTTACGTCCACCACGACATCCTCCTGCCAGCCGTGCCCCTCGCGATGGAGTGGCTGAACTATGACCCTAGTGACGAGCAGCTCAAACCAG CCAACCTCGTGGCCATCGGAAGCATGTCGCCCGTGATAGACGTGTGGGACTTGGACCTGGTGGACAGCCTGGAGCCGGCCTTCTCCCTCGGCtcaaaggcaaagaagaagaagaagatcccAGGGGTGGGCCACAAGAAGCCTGTCCTGAGTCTGGCCTGGAACAAACATGCTGA ACACGTCCTGGCCAGCGGCTCAGTGGACGAGACGGTCATCCTCTGGGACATGCAGCACGGCACGGTGGCACAGCAGCTGAAGAGCTTCGAGGAGAAAGTGCAGAGCCTAGCATGGCACCACCAGGAGTCCCATGGGCTGGCTGCCGGCTCTTGTGATGG AAAGGTTCGTATCTTTGACTGCCGTGGCGAGGAGACCTGCAAGACGTGGAAGGTGGACGGCGAGGTGGAGTGTGTGCTCTGGGATGCCCTCTCTCCGGTGTCCTACAATTGCCTG gCCAGCACAGACAAGGGCAAAGTGTACCTGATTGACGCCAGGCAGGAGAAACCTCTGTGGACCTTGGATGCCCACACTGAGGCTTGTACAG GCATTGTCATGAGCCCCAAGTGTCCAGGGTGCCTGGTGACGATCTCCTCCGACAAGACCACCAAGATCTGGGACATCGTGGGCGAGGCGCCGGCCCTGGTGGAGCAGCGGGAGCCTAAACTTGGCACCATGACCTGCCTCGCCTCCTGCCCTGACCTGCCCTTCGTCTTCTGCATGGGTGGcgacaacaagaaaaacaacttcAAGGTCTGGGACATCCGGGAGTCTGAGAAAG TCCGTGCCAGGTTCTGCGGCAGGGTGGGGCTTCCTGCGGACTGTgatgagatggaggtggagaatgGAACCCCAAATGCCGACCCCAGCGCAGCCCCCGTCAGCACCCAGCCCCAGCCCGCCACCAGCCAAGCAGCCACGGCCAACCCCAACCCCAGGCCAAAGTTCAAGAAGAAGAAAGGCGGCCACTTGGACCGGCGGAGGAGAAGGACGTAG